One segment of Dolichospermum sp. DET69 DNA contains the following:
- the rplA gene encoding 50S ribosomal protein L1, producing MAKKVSRRLQALLEKVEDRDYTPLEALALLKETATAKFPEAAEAHIRLGIDPKYTDQQLRTTVALPKGTGQIIRVAVIARGEKVTEATNAGADLAGSEELIDQIQKGFMDFDKLIATPDVMPQVAKLGKLLGPRGLMPSPKGGTVTFDVASAIAEFKAGKLEYRADRTGIVHVMFGKTAFSPEDLLINLKALQESVDRNRPSGAKGRYWRSLYISSTMGPSIAIDISALRDLKLTDAA from the coding sequence ATGGCAAAAAAAGTATCACGCCGCTTACAGGCGTTGCTAGAAAAAGTAGAAGATCGGGATTATACACCCTTAGAAGCATTAGCTCTGTTAAAAGAAACAGCAACCGCTAAATTTCCCGAAGCTGCTGAAGCTCACATCCGTTTAGGAATTGACCCTAAATATACAGACCAACAATTGCGGACAACAGTAGCACTACCCAAAGGTACAGGACAGATAATTCGGGTAGCGGTTATCGCTAGAGGCGAAAAAGTCACAGAAGCAACTAATGCTGGTGCTGATTTGGCTGGTTCAGAAGAACTAATTGACCAGATTCAGAAAGGTTTCATGGACTTTGATAAGCTGATTGCTACACCAGATGTGATGCCACAGGTAGCAAAGCTGGGTAAATTACTCGGTCCACGGGGTTTGATGCCTTCACCTAAGGGGGGAACAGTGACATTTGATGTTGCTAGTGCGATCGCTGAATTCAAAGCTGGTAAATTAGAATATCGGGCTGATCGAACTGGGATTGTCCATGTTATGTTTGGTAAGACTGCTTTTTCACCTGAAGATTTATTAATAAACCTGAAGGCATTACAAGAGTCAGTTGACCGTAACCGTCCTTCAGGCGCTAAAGGTCGTTATTGGCGGTCATTGTATATTTCCTCAACAATGGGTCCATCAATTGCCATTGACATCAGCGCCCTACGGGATTTAAAACTGACTGACGCTGCATAA
- a CDS encoding 50S ribosomal protein L10 gives MGRTLENKKEIVADLKVSLSESTLALVIDYQGLTVAEITDLRRQLRPSGAICKVTKNTFMGIAIKDQEQWQPMSELLNGSSAFLLVKEDLSAIKAYQAFQKATKKSEIRGGVMEGRVLSEADVKALGDLPSKEQLMAQIAGAINALATKLAVGINEVPTSLARALQAVAEKENSDSSESAAESAVVSEE, from the coding sequence ATGGGAAGAACGTTAGAAAACAAAAAAGAAATAGTTGCTGACCTTAAGGTTTCTTTGAGTGAATCAACTTTAGCTCTGGTAATTGATTATCAGGGGCTAACAGTTGCTGAAATCACAGATTTGCGTCGGCAACTCCGTCCTAGTGGTGCTATCTGTAAGGTGACAAAAAACACCTTTATGGGCATTGCGATTAAGGATCAGGAACAATGGCAGCCAATGTCAGAATTACTTAACGGTTCTTCGGCATTTCTGCTAGTTAAAGAAGATTTATCTGCGATTAAAGCTTACCAAGCATTCCAAAAAGCCACCAAGAAATCAGAAATTCGCGGTGGTGTTATGGAAGGTCGTGTCCTGAGTGAAGCTGATGTCAAGGCTCTAGGAGACTTGCCATCTAAGGAACAACTCATGGCTCAAATTGCTGGTGCTATCAACGCTCTGGCTACCAAGCTGGCTGTTGGTATCAACGAAGTTCCCACTTCCTTGGCTCGCGCTTTGCAAGCTGTCGCTGAAAAAGAAAATAGCGATAGTTCTGAAAGTGCTGCTGAGTCAGCGGTAGTCAGTGAAGAGTAA
- the rplL gene encoding 50S ribosomal protein L7/L12, with protein MSAATETILEQLKSLSLLEASELVKQIEEAFGVSAAPAAGGMMMMAAPGAVAEAVEEKVEFDAILDSVPADKKIAVLKIVREITGLGLKEAKDLVEAAPKAIKEAVTKDAAEDIKKRVEEAGGKVTVK; from the coding sequence ATGTCTGCTGCAACCGAAACAATTTTAGAACAATTAAAATCTCTGAGTTTATTAGAAGCTTCTGAATTAGTTAAGCAAATCGAAGAAGCTTTTGGTGTTAGTGCTGCTCCTGCTGCTGGTGGCATGATGATGATGGCTGCTCCTGGTGCTGTTGCTGAAGCTGTAGAAGAAAAGGTCGAATTTGATGCAATTTTGGACTCTGTACCCGCAGACAAGAAGATTGCTGTCCTCAAAATCGTCCGTGAAATCACAGGTTTAGGTCTGAAAGAAGCTAAAGATTTAGTAGAAGCTGCTCCTAAAGCTATTAAGGAAGCTGTAACTAAGGATGCTGCTGAAGATATCAAGAAGCGTGTTGAAGAAGCTGGTGGTAAGGTAACAGTTAAGTAA
- a CDS encoding NAD(P)H-hydrate dehydratase: MTKEQFIVTAAQMREIETRIFNAGMPVAALMEKVGGLISQRLQALITPEQCVGILVGPGHNGGDALVIARELHFHGYEVWIYQPFSKLKELTSQHFQYAVSLGIPCYQEISQLPNSDFLIDGLFGFGLEREITDSVAAAINHFNARNQPIISIDIPSGLHTDTGEVLGTAIQANYTFCLGLWKQGLLQEQALPYIGKAELIDFDIPLADIHAVIGNIPQIKRITKTTALSTLPLPRPLITHKYKQGHLLLICGSQRYAGGAILTGLGARASGIGMLSIAVPESLRMLLVSHLPEALIIGCPETETGAIANLQLPENIDINSFTTIACGPGLTKDSISLLPQIIKCECPLVLDADALNILAQIGTIPTLKPRKSATVLTPHTGEFQRLFPNIAYTDRIKAVQTAAQESGAVVLLKGARTAISNPQGSSVWINPESTPALARGGSGDVLTGLLGGLLAQIMNKEIFIEDIVATAAWWHSQAGILAAQARTELGVDAFTLTQYLLPVLKR, translated from the coding sequence ATGACTAAAGAACAATTTATTGTTACCGCAGCCCAAATGCGGGAAATAGAAACCCGAATATTTAATGCAGGAATGCCTGTAGCTGCTTTAATGGAAAAAGTAGGAGGATTAATTTCCCAACGCTTACAAGCTCTTATTACCCCAGAACAATGTGTAGGAATATTAGTCGGTCCTGGTCATAATGGAGGAGATGCCTTAGTAATAGCCCGTGAATTGCATTTTCATGGTTATGAAGTTTGGATTTATCAACCTTTTTCTAAATTGAAAGAATTAACTTCCCAACATTTTCAATATGCAGTAAGTTTAGGGATTCCCTGTTATCAAGAAATTTCCCAATTACCAAATAGTGATTTTCTAATTGATGGTTTATTTGGATTTGGTTTAGAAAGAGAAATTACTGATTCTGTAGCTGCGGCAATTAATCATTTTAATGCTAGAAATCAGCCCATTATTAGTATTGATATACCTTCAGGTTTGCATACAGATACAGGAGAAGTTTTAGGAACAGCTATTCAGGCAAATTATACATTTTGCTTGGGTTTATGGAAACAAGGTTTATTACAAGAACAAGCATTACCTTATATTGGTAAAGCCGAATTAATTGACTTTGATATTCCCTTAGCAGATATTCATGCTGTTATCGGTAATATTCCCCAAATCAAACGCATTACTAAAACAACAGCATTATCAACCTTACCTTTACCTCGTCCTCTCATTACCCATAAATACAAACAAGGACATTTATTATTAATTTGTGGTTCTCAACGTTATGCCGGTGGAGCAATTTTAACAGGTTTAGGTGCGCGAGCTTCTGGTATAGGAATGTTATCAATCGCTGTCCCCGAATCTCTGAGAATGTTGTTAGTTTCCCATTTACCAGAAGCGTTAATTATTGGTTGTCCCGAAACCGAAACAGGAGCAATTGCTAATTTACAATTACCAGAAAATATAGATATAAATTCATTTACCACAATTGCCTGCGGACCGGGTTTAACTAAAGATAGTATTTCTCTGCTTCCCCAAATAATTAAATGTGAATGTCCTCTAGTTCTTGATGCTGACGCTTTAAATATCTTGGCACAAATAGGCACTATCCCCACATTAAAACCACGAAAATCAGCCACCGTCCTCACACCCCATACAGGAGAATTTCAGCGGCTATTTCCGAATATTGCCTACACAGATAGAATCAAAGCCGTACAAACAGCAGCCCAAGAAAGTGGGGCTGTAGTCCTATTAAAAGGGGCAAGAACAGCTATATCTAATCCTCAAGGTAGTAGTGTTTGGATAAATCCCGAAAGTACCCCAGCCCTAGCCCGTGGAGGCAGCGGTGATGTATTAACTGGGTTATTGGGTGGACTATTAGCGCAAATTATGAATAAAGAAATTTTTATAGAAGATATAGTCGCAACTGCGGCTTGGTGGCATTCCCAAGCAGGAATTTTAGCAGCACAAGCGAGAACAGAATTAGGAGTTGATGCTTTTACACTGACACAATATTTATTACCAGTCTTGAAGCGATAA
- a CDS encoding pentapeptide repeat-containing protein: MDAKELLKRYANGETTFINARLNGVNLFDADLIGIGLDQANLSNAILTFTYLNQAILNNANLTRANLRGANLTQAKLQNANLHDADLHGATLQSADLRNANLTLAHLQDANLMGADLRGSDLSSANLTGACLRGANLREEKRVYSSTLKSANLHKADLRGANLTGANLANANLSGANLSEAMLHSVDLSGANLSGAILQNATLIETNLEGANLNGANLINARLANSNLNEAELIGANLHGALMAQATLIKANMNRANLSFARLSRANLTRANLREVDLTEAQLIDAILAMTDLTNANLTNANLLRAEISTTNLTGANLDNTVMPDGTSGY; this comes from the coding sequence ATGGATGCTAAAGAACTTCTGAAACGATATGCAAATGGAGAAACAACATTTATCAACGCAAGGTTAAATGGGGTAAATTTATTTGATGCAGATTTAATTGGTATAGGTTTGGATCAGGCAAATTTGTCTAATGCTATCTTAACTTTTACCTATCTAAATCAGGCGATTCTTAATAATGCAAATCTAACTCGTGCAAATCTCCGTGGTGCAAACCTAACTCAAGCAAAGTTGCAAAATGCCAACTTGCATGATGCTGATTTGCATGGTGCAACTTTACAAAGTGCTGATTTGCGTAATGCTAATTTAACTTTGGCACATTTGCAGGATGCGAACTTAATGGGTGCTGATCTCCGTGGTAGTGATTTGAGTAGTGCTAACCTAACAGGTGCTTGCCTCCGTGGTGCTAACTTGCGAGAAGAAAAAAGAGTCTATTCTTCCACTCTCAAGAGTGCTAACCTGCATAAGGCTGATTTGCGAGGTGCTAATTTAACGGGTGCAAACTTAGCTAATGCAAATCTAAGTGGTGCTAATTTAAGTGAAGCTATGCTACATAGTGTGGATCTGAGTGGTGCTAATCTCAGTGGGGCAATTTTACAAAATGCTACTTTAATTGAGACTAATCTGGAGGGTGCTAATTTGAATGGTGCTAACTTAATCAATGCTAGACTGGCAAATTCAAATTTGAATGAAGCTGAATTGATAGGCGCTAACTTGCATGGTGCGCTTATGGCACAGGCTACACTGATTAAAGCCAATATGAATCGAGCCAACCTCAGTTTTGCTAGACTGAGTAGAGCTAATTTGACTCGAGCTAATCTGCGTGAAGTTGATCTCACTGAAGCACAATTAATAGATGCAATTCTTGCTATGACAGACCTTACCAATGCTAATTTAACCAATGCAAATCTGCTCAGAGCAGAAATTAGTACGACAAATCTCACGGGTGCAAATTTAGATAACACAGTAATGCCTGACGGGACAAGTGGCTATTAA
- a CDS encoding aspartate carbamoyltransferase catalytic subunit, translating to MPTTTWNRHHILSLSDFTSNEYNAVLQTAASFQEVLSRRTKKVPTLQGQVVANLFFEPSTRTRSSFEIAAKRLSADTLNFAAATSSMTKGETILDTAKTYLAMGTDIMVVRHRDAGVPQAIAQEMDRLGVKVSVLNAGDGQHEHPSQGLLDLFTICSLIDPSQPRIELLQGKKIAIVGDILHSRVARSNIWSLIASGAEVHLAAPPTLLPKFFAEYLGCTDPKNLISQRLFTHWQLEPALENADFVMTLRLQKERMTAHLLPSLREYHQLFGITRAKLKFCNPNVKVLHPGPVNRGVEISSDLMDDPEFSLIQSQVTSGVAVRMALLYFIGSGRA from the coding sequence ATGCCTACAACTACTTGGAATCGTCATCATATTCTTTCATTATCAGATTTTACCAGCAATGAATATAACGCCGTTTTACAAACTGCTGCCTCCTTTCAAGAGGTACTATCACGACGGACAAAGAAAGTCCCCACATTACAGGGACAGGTAGTAGCAAATTTATTTTTTGAACCTTCAACACGGACTCGCAGTAGTTTTGAAATAGCTGCAAAAAGGTTAAGTGCAGATACTCTCAATTTTGCTGCGGCTACATCTTCCATGACAAAGGGAGAAACAATTCTTGACACAGCAAAAACTTATTTGGCAATGGGAACTGATATTATGGTAGTCCGCCATAGGGATGCAGGAGTTCCGCAAGCGATCGCGCAAGAAATGGATCGTTTAGGTGTAAAAGTTAGCGTCCTCAATGCTGGTGATGGACAACATGAACATCCATCTCAAGGATTACTAGATTTATTTACAATTTGTAGTTTAATTGACCCATCACAACCAAGAATTGAATTATTACAAGGTAAAAAAATTGCCATTGTTGGCGATATTTTACATTCTCGTGTTGCCCGTTCTAATATTTGGAGTTTAATCGCTAGTGGTGCAGAAGTTCATCTAGCAGCACCACCGACTTTATTACCTAAGTTCTTCGCTGAATATTTAGGATGTACAGATCCAAAAAACTTGATATCTCAACGATTATTTACTCATTGGCAACTAGAACCAGCTTTAGAAAATGCTGATTTTGTTATGACATTGCGCTTGCAAAAAGAACGCATGACTGCCCATTTATTACCTAGTTTAAGAGAATATCATCAACTATTTGGCATTACTCGCGCCAAGTTAAAATTCTGTAACCCTAATGTTAAAGTATTGCATCCAGGTCCAGTGAATCGGGGTGTAGAAATTAGTTCTGATTTAATGGATGATCCTGAATTCAGCTTAATTCAATCTCAGGTAACTAGCGGTGTAGCAGTACGAATGGCACTTTTGTATTTTATTGGTAGTGGTAGGGCTTAA
- the mgtE gene encoding magnesium transporter produces MLTQEIRNSLDIADLNQLKCDLNCLQPVDVGEYITQLPEKQRAIAFRLLNKDQAIDVFEYLPTEVQEDLINSLHDAQVVDLVEEMSPDERAELFDELPAGVVKRLLQQLSPEQRQATATILGYPEGTAGRVMTTEYVRLRRGLTVGEALSKIRLQDEDKETIYYAYVTDDNRKLVSVVSLRQLLFTFPDVLIKDIASPHVVKVKTETPQEEVARIMQRYDLIAMPVVDREDRLVGIITIDDVVDILEEEATEDIQKLAGVSGDEEALSSPLMTIRKRLPWLLGIMGLYIGAACAIAPFQQVIAAVPVLAVIMPIFSNTGGTVGIQALTVTIRGLGVGEVTPEDTGKILRKELLAGLGTAVALGMTMVALSLIWAKPQERWVALIAGAVMATNTMVAVTLGTLLPMGLKHLKLDPALMSGPLVTTMLDTIGFLTFLSMISFALKVFHLQP; encoded by the coding sequence ATGCTTACACAGGAAATTCGCAATTCCTTAGATATTGCTGACTTGAATCAGCTTAAATGTGATTTGAACTGTCTACAGCCCGTAGATGTAGGGGAATATATTACACAATTGCCTGAAAAACAAAGAGCGATCGCTTTCCGATTACTCAATAAAGATCAGGCCATAGATGTATTTGAATATTTACCCACAGAAGTACAGGAAGACCTCATAAATTCCCTCCATGATGCCCAGGTAGTTGATCTCGTAGAAGAAATGAGTCCCGACGAACGGGCAGAATTATTTGACGAACTACCAGCGGGAGTAGTCAAACGCCTATTACAACAACTCAGTCCTGAACAAAGACAAGCCACAGCAACGATTCTCGGCTATCCCGAAGGGACTGCGGGACGGGTAATGACGACTGAATATGTCCGCTTACGACGCGGATTAACTGTTGGTGAAGCCCTCAGTAAAATCCGCTTGCAAGATGAAGATAAGGAAACAATTTACTACGCCTATGTTACTGACGATAATCGTAAATTAGTCAGTGTTGTTTCTTTGCGTCAGCTATTATTTACCTTTCCCGATGTTTTAATTAAGGATATTGCCAGTCCCCACGTCGTCAAAGTCAAGACAGAAACCCCACAGGAAGAAGTCGCCCGGATTATGCAGCGTTACGATTTAATCGCTATGCCTGTAGTTGATAGAGAAGATAGATTAGTTGGTATTATTACGATTGATGATGTAGTAGATATTTTAGAAGAAGAAGCTACAGAAGATATCCAAAAATTGGCAGGGGTCAGTGGTGACGAAGAAGCTTTATCTTCCCCACTAATGACCATTCGCAAACGCTTGCCTTGGTTACTGGGGATTATGGGATTGTATATTGGTGCTGCCTGTGCGATCGCTCCCTTTCAACAAGTCATCGCTGCTGTACCAGTTCTCGCCGTGATTATGCCCATATTTTCTAACACAGGTGGCACTGTAGGTATCCAAGCTTTAACCGTAACTATTCGCGGTTTAGGTGTAGGGGAAGTCACACCTGAAGACACTGGCAAAATTCTCCGCAAAGAACTTTTAGCAGGTTTAGGAACAGCCGTAGCTTTAGGGATGACAATGGTTGCCCTTTCCCTGATTTGGGCTAAACCCCAAGAAAGATGGGTGGCTTTAATAGCAGGGGCAGTTATGGCTACTAATACAATGGTGGCTGTTACTTTAGGAACTTTGTTACCAATGGGTTTAAAGCATCTCAAACTAGATCCGGCTTTAATGAGTGGTCCACTAGTGACAACAATGCTAGATACAATTGGTTTTTTAACATTCCTCAGTATGATTTCTTTTGCTTTGAAGGTGTTTCATTTACAACCTTGA
- the murJ gene encoding murein biosynthesis integral membrane protein MurJ: protein MTEQKQGQKPARSFAGIAGIVAAATLISKVFGLIRQQIIAAAFGVGAAATAYSYAYIIPGFLLILLGGVNGPLHSAVVSVLAKHKKEEAAPIVETVTTLVGGLLLVVTFVQIFCAESIIDLVGHGLEATTRAIAIRQIQIMAPLALFAGLIGIGFGTLNAANQYWLLSISPLLSSITVIIGIAILAGQYGKEIINSEYALIGGMVLAWGTLAGGILQWLVQLIVQWRLGLGKLRLRFDFKSPGVQEVIKIMTPATISSGMMPINVATDLYFASPIVGAAAGFNYANLLVQTPLGIISNIILLPLLPTFAKLSHPDDWGELKLRIRQGLLLTAVTMLPLGALMVSLAVPIVQVVYQRGAFKQEATQLVSSLLVAYGIGMFVYLGRDVLVRVFYALGDGQTPFKISIFNIVLNAVLDLIFVEPFGAPGLVLATVGVNCSSMLMLLFLLNRKLNGLPWQEWCVPILGLTVGSILAGGASFATLMAAQQVLGKQGLISLLIELSISAVVGIGVFAIITSRMNIPEVNTFVMKIRQR, encoded by the coding sequence GTGACTGAACAAAAACAAGGACAAAAACCTGCGCGTTCTTTCGCCGGCATTGCTGGTATAGTTGCCGCAGCAACATTAATTAGTAAAGTATTTGGTTTAATTAGACAGCAAATCATCGCGGCAGCTTTTGGTGTGGGTGCAGCGGCTACAGCTTATAGTTATGCCTATATTATTCCCGGTTTTCTGTTAATTTTACTTGGTGGTGTCAATGGACCTTTACATAGTGCTGTTGTCAGTGTTTTAGCCAAACACAAAAAAGAGGAAGCAGCACCGATAGTAGAAACTGTAACAACTCTTGTGGGTGGGTTGTTGCTAGTAGTGACATTTGTGCAGATTTTTTGCGCTGAGTCCATTATTGATCTAGTTGGTCATGGCTTAGAAGCAACTACAAGAGCGATCGCTATCCGTCAAATCCAAATCATGGCACCGTTGGCTTTATTTGCCGGCTTAATTGGTATTGGGTTTGGGACTTTAAATGCAGCTAATCAATATTGGTTACTATCAATTAGTCCTTTATTATCTAGTATTACTGTTATTATTGGTATTGCTATTTTAGCTGGGCAATATGGCAAAGAAATTATTAATTCAGAATATGCTTTAATCGGTGGTATGGTATTGGCTTGGGGAACTTTAGCAGGAGGAATTTTGCAATGGTTAGTCCAGTTAATTGTCCAATGGCGGTTAGGATTAGGGAAATTACGCCTCAGATTTGATTTTAAATCTCCTGGTGTGCAAGAAGTAATTAAAATCATGACTCCAGCAACAATATCATCAGGAATGATGCCAATTAATGTTGCTACGGATCTTTATTTTGCCAGTCCTATTGTCGGTGCAGCCGCAGGTTTTAACTATGCCAATCTTTTAGTTCAAACTCCTTTAGGAATTATTTCTAATATTATTTTATTGCCTTTATTACCAACATTTGCCAAACTTTCCCACCCAGACGATTGGGGAGAATTAAAATTACGTATTCGGCAAGGACTTTTACTAACTGCCGTTACCATGTTACCTTTAGGGGCATTAATGGTGTCCTTAGCTGTGCCAATTGTCCAGGTAGTTTATCAACGGGGAGCATTTAAACAAGAAGCTACTCAGTTAGTATCTTCTCTATTAGTTGCCTACGGAATTGGAATGTTTGTCTATCTAGGGCGTGATGTTTTGGTCAGAGTATTTTATGCTTTAGGTGATGGGCAAACACCTTTTAAAATTAGTATATTTAATATTGTTCTCAATGCTGTATTAGACTTAATATTTGTTGAACCTTTTGGAGCACCGGGTTTAGTTTTAGCTACAGTTGGAGTTAATTGTAGTTCAATGTTAATGTTGTTATTCTTGCTCAACCGTAAATTAAATGGCTTACCTTGGCAAGAATGGTGTGTGCCAATTTTGGGTTTAACAGTTGGTAGTATCCTCGCTGGAGGAGCTAGTTTTGCAACTTTAATGGCTGCCCAGCAAGTGTTAGGTAAACAGGGTTTAATTAGTTTATTAATAGAATTATCTATATCTGCTGTAGTGGGAATTGGGGTATTTGCCATAATTACTTCTAGGATGAATATTCCAGAAGTAAATACTTTTGTAATGAAGATTAGACAGAGGTAG
- a CDS encoding pentapeptide repeat-containing protein, translated as MNRILLRFLSLIFILVGLSVIMNSQPALAQINTINYNNASLENRDLSHTNLVGGTFVAAEMRGTNFQGANLTNAIFTKGVLLKANLESANLTGALVDRVTLDSANLKNAIFTEATLTRSRFYDADITGADFTDALIDRYQVSLLCERANGINPVTGIFTRESLGCR; from the coding sequence ATGAACAGGATTTTGTTAAGGTTTTTAAGTTTAATTTTTATTTTGGTGGGATTGTCCGTAATTATGAATTCCCAACCAGCCTTAGCTCAAATTAATACGATTAATTATAATAATGCTAGTCTAGAAAATCGTGACCTTTCCCATACTAATTTAGTCGGGGGAACTTTTGTCGCTGCCGAAATGCGGGGAACAAATTTTCAAGGTGCGAATTTAACCAATGCAATTTTTACCAAAGGCGTTTTATTAAAAGCAAATTTAGAAAGCGCAAATTTAACAGGCGCTTTAGTTGACCGTGTTACCTTAGATAGTGCTAATCTAAAGAACGCTATTTTCACAGAAGCAACTTTAACCCGCAGCCGTTTTTATGATGCGGATATCACTGGTGCTGATTTTACCGACGCACTAATTGACCGTTATCAAGTATCCCTACTCTGTGAAAGAGCTAATGGTATTAATCCAGTAACTGGTATTTTTACAAGAGAAAGTTTGGGTTGTCGGTAG
- a CDS encoding LCP family protein, which yields MIKQIQWSENQVAPQQVPTLEQEVKQPPVQKLENQVAPQQVPDPTSPVKPKQPVNSSHNVIESVGAIPNEIYDRLGLTVPRWLLWLLTIVLGIILSGLLASSLALWTPLWSNLDQAKDDEFGSNKQDQIKVPGDLWTKLSQYKLSKPMNILIMGIEPVPGTVNGSPESFAGSSDTMMLVRLNPSDKSIRLLSIPRGTMIAIPEQGLTKVSEANAKGGPVLAARVVSRSLNNAPIDRYIRISTSGFRELVEQLGGVDVFVPQTMNYQDQAGGFAMNLTSGWQSLNGEQAEQFARFREEGMGDLPRVQRQQALITALMQRLNSPIVLPRLPQLTRSMRKYFDTNLKMEEMMALANFSVNVERDNFQMAMLPGTFSKFSQDRNSYWLNMTGQQSLLNDYVGVNVTGIKSDNRPVSIRRIAIQNTTNQPQLTEKVISYLKQKGFTNVYAIPDWPDTQRQTQIIVQKGSREPGIDLRQVLGLGQIEVSGNGDLESDLTIRIGKDWK from the coding sequence ATGATTAAGCAAATTCAATGGTCAGAAAATCAGGTAGCACCTCAACAAGTGCCAACCTTAGAACAGGAGGTTAAACAGCCACCAGTTCAAAAATTGGAAAATCAGGTAGCACCTCAACAAGTACCAGATCCAACTTCACCGGTGAAACCAAAACAACCAGTCAACTCTTCTCATAACGTCATTGAATCCGTGGGTGCTATTCCCAATGAAATCTATGACCGCTTAGGCTTAACAGTCCCACGCTGGTTATTGTGGTTACTAACCATTGTTTTAGGGATAATTTTATCTGGATTACTAGCATCAAGTTTGGCACTATGGACTCCGCTATGGAGTAATCTAGACCAAGCGAAAGATGATGAATTCGGTTCTAATAAACAAGACCAAATAAAAGTACCTGGGGATTTATGGACTAAGCTTTCTCAGTACAAACTATCAAAACCCATGAACATTTTAATTATGGGTATTGAACCGGTTCCAGGGACTGTAAACGGTTCACCAGAAAGTTTTGCTGGTAGCAGTGATACCATGATGTTGGTTAGACTAAATCCTAGTGATAAATCTATTCGTCTCCTGTCAATTCCCAGAGGGACAATGATTGCCATTCCTGAACAAGGATTAACTAAGGTATCTGAAGCTAACGCCAAAGGTGGTCCAGTTTTAGCCGCAAGAGTAGTTAGTCGTAGTTTAAACAATGCTCCCATAGATCGGTATATCCGCATTTCTACCAGCGGCTTTCGGGAATTAGTGGAACAGTTGGGTGGTGTGGATGTGTTTGTTCCCCAAACCATGAATTATCAAGATCAGGCTGGTGGCTTTGCCATGAATTTAACCAGTGGTTGGCAAAGTCTCAATGGTGAACAAGCCGAACAATTTGCCCGTTTTCGGGAAGAAGGCATGGGGGATTTACCCAGAGTGCAGCGACAACAAGCACTAATAACTGCGTTAATGCAACGCCTCAACAGTCCCATCGTTTTACCCAGGTTGCCCCAATTAACTCGCAGCATGAGAAAGTATTTTGATACCAACCTAAAAATGGAAGAAATGATGGCATTGGCGAATTTTTCCGTCAATGTAGAACGGGATAATTTCCAAATGGCCATGTTACCTGGTACTTTTAGTAAATTCAGTCAAGATCGCAATAGCTATTGGTTGAATATGACTGGTCAACAAAGCTTATTAAATGATTATGTTGGTGTAAACGTAACTGGGATTAAATCAGATAACAGACCAGTTTCTATCCGCAGAATTGCCATTCAAAATACGACTAATCAACCTCAGCTAACAGAAAAAGTGATTTCCTATCTCAAACAGAAAGGTTTTACTAATGTTTATGCAATCCCAGATTGGCCAGATACTCAACGTCAAACTCAGATTATTGTCCAAAAAGGCAGTCGAGAACCAGGAATTGACTTGCGACAAGTTTTAGGTTTAGGACAAATCGAAGTTTCTGGAAATGGCGATTTGGAATCTGACCTGACAATTCGCATTGGTAAAGATTGGAAATAG